A region of the Zhihengliuella halotolerans genome:
GCCGCGGCGCTCGCCAGGACCCACATCGCCGACAGCCTCACGGCCTCCGTGACCGGTGCCCTGGAAGAGCGGGAGAAGGCCGAGCTGGAAGCCCCGGCCAGCGCCGACTAACGGCCCCGCCCCGTGTGACGGCCGCGTGGGGCGACGAGTCCAGTGCCGGGGTGGGCTCCGTCGCCGCGCGGGTGAGCCGGCGCAGGCACGAGGCCGCCGATGCCGCAACCACCAGTTCCAGCGGAACCACTGCCAGCATCATCAGCGATGACGACGACGCGGCGCCGGGGGAGACGCTGGCTGCATCCGCGAGGTGCCCCGCATGCCCGCCGCCGAGGCCCGGGAGCCCGAGCAGGAGCGCCGTGTGCGCCAGGGCCATGGCTGCGGACATCGCCAGCAGCACGGTCAGCTCCGTTCGGCAGCTCGACCGCGAGCGCGCCCGCCACAACCCGGCGGCGCACTTGACGCACAGGGCGGTCATGACGAGCAGCGCCGCTGAAAGCCAGAGCCCGTGGGTGCCCGCGTGCGCGGCGAGCACCCACGCGTGCAGGCCCGCCACTGCCGCGGCGAGTGCCGCCGTCGTTCGCATGATCGCTAGTGGCAGCCGGACTCGGTGTGGCAGGCGCCCGGGGTCGGGGCCGGCACGTCGAGGACCGGGGATCGGTCGAAGAAGCCGTCCGGGCGCAGCTTGAAGCCGGTGGTGTCGACGGGCATGATCGGCCAGTCCTCCACGCGCGGGAAGTGCGTCAGGCCGAAGGTGTGCCAGAGGACCAGATCCTCCCCGTCGAGGTTGCGGTCCGCCTCGATCCAGGCCGGAAGCCCCGCGCCGCCGGGGTGCTGGTTGACGAAGTCGCCGGTCGGGTAGCGCTCGTCTTCGGCGTGCGGGGTCACCCACAGCGAGCTTGACGTGAACGCGGCGCGGCGGGCCACCGAGGATTCGGGATCTGCGAGCAGGGTCGGGTTGCCTTCCGGCAGGAGCTTGTAGCCGACGGGGGCGCCGAGCCGGTTGCGCGTCTGCGCGCTCTGCACGATCCAGGACCGCCCCGTCTCCATGCGGCTCTGGCGCACGGCCGCCTTCTCGCTGGCGAGCACGGTGTGTTTACGCGTGAACGCGTTGCCGCGCGGATTCGACTCGCCCATCGGGACGCGCACGGCCTCCTCTTCGACGACGCGGGACGGGCCGTCGTCGAGCGCGAAGTCCAGCCGCGCGCCGAACAGGTGCTGGTGGAAGGGCGCGCCGAGGCCGGGGGCCATCTCGGAGCTGTACGGGTACGGTTCGCCGTCGGCGCCTGCCTCCGGCTGCGCGGACGTAAAGACGATGCCGGTGGCCTTCGCCTCGAACTCGATGGTCCCGTCGAGGTAGAGGTACCAGTAGAAGCCGTAGTCGTAGTTGCCGACGGTCGTGAAGAAGCTGATCACCAGACGGCGGTTGCGGCGGGTGTAGTCGATCCCGCTCCACAGGTCCGAGTGCTTCGCCAGGATGGAGGCGTCCTCCTCGTGCATGCAGATGCCGTTGTGGATCGTGCGGGCGTTGCCGAAATTGTCGGAGATGACCGGGGAGAGGTAGGTGATCTCGCCGAGGCAGTCGCAGCCGAGCTGCAGCGAGTTGGCGCATGAGCCGATGAGGTATTCGCCGGTGTCGAAGTAGTTCTGCCAGTTCCGCACGGGGGAGGGGTCGCCGTACGGGACCACCATTTCCGCGATCGAGGCCCGGTTGAGGATCTTGCGGCGCCGGGTCTCGCCCTCGGGCGACTTGTCGTCGAACGCGATGTTGTGCAGGACGAGGCCTTCGCGCATGTCGAAGCCGATGTCGAGGCTCCAGCGCTCCCACTCGACATGGTTGCCGCCCGTGACCTCGAACGAAGGCCCCTCCGGCTGGGTGATGCTGATGGGCTTCTGCGTCGTGCGCAGCTCGCCGGTCAGCGACGGGTCGGTGTAGTTTCCGTGCTCGGGGGGAACGGGCACGACGCCGAGGTCCAGGATGCGGGTGGCCTTCCGACTCGCCACGTCGACGTACGCGACGAGCCCGTCGATGGGGTGCGCCCAGGCGCTGTCGGTTTCGTGCTCCTGGTAGAACGCCAGCCCCCGCAGGACCCGCGTCCCGCGCTCTTCCGGGTAGTCGTAGAAGCCCGCCGAGAGCGGCGCGACGCGCACCTTCTCCAGCTCCAGACCGCGTTTGGCAATCGCCGCCTGCCACTGGGCGTCCTCGGCGAGGACCTCCTCCACGGCCGCGAACTCGGCTTCCATGACCGGCAGCTCACCGGTGGCCATGGTGTCCAGTGCGACGACGGACTCCACCGCCCGGGTGCTCGCGTTCACCGTCGCGTCGATCGGAGCCCCGCCGGCGGTGTCGAGGGCGAAGACTCGGAAGCGACGGTCCGCGTGAGCGCCGGATGCGGTGCCGCGCGGCGGGTCTAGCAGGCCCAGGTAGGCGATCCGCGAGGTCTCGGGCAGGTGGCCGGCTTCGGCCAGAAGCGCGGTGACGGTCTTGACCTCGTCCGTGGTCGGCAGCGAGTAGGCGGTCGGCTGGTTCATGGGGTCCTCGAGGCTTTCGTGGGTCGACGGGGCGCTGTGAGGCGCCCCACTTTATTTTCTCTTAACGTAGAGAATAAGCTGATCGTGAGCTGTCCCACAAGGGGGTGGCGCATAAAGATTTAGTGGCGTCTGCCGTCACACCCCTCACCGCGGCCGCTACCGCGAATCGAATAGGATGGCGCCATGCCGAAGATCGTCGACCACGACGCCCGCCGCGAGGAGATCGCCCGGGCGGCCTGCCGCGTCGTGGCCAGGAGTGGGCTCGAGGGTCTGACGCTGCGCGACGTCGCCGCCGAGATCGGCTTTGCCAACGGCGCGCTCAAGCCGTACTTCCCGACGAAGGCGGCGCTTTCCCAGGCCGCGTTCTCGCGCGTCTTCCGGCAGACCGAGCGGCGCATCACCGAAGCGACCCGCGGAAAACGGGCGACCGCAGCGCTGCGGGCCTTTGCTCTCGAGGTGCTCCCGCTGGACGACAACCGGCTCGACGAGGCCCGCGTGGTCCTGCCGTTCTGGCAGCTCGCGGTCCACGATCCGCGCCAGGCCGAGGTCAACGACCAGGCCATGCTGTCGTGGCGATCCTCGATGCGCCGCTGGCTCGCCGAGGGTGTCGACGACGGCGAGATCCGTTCGGACCTCGACCCCGCTGCCGCCGTCGAATCGCTGCTCAATTTCCTGCTCGGCGCGCAAGGCGCCGGCGTGATCGACGCCGAGTACAACGGCCCACGTCAGCTGCGAGACCAGCTCGAGGTGCAGCTGCGCGGCTTCCGCCCCTGAAGGGCACTGGCGGGTGCGGCGCCAGTGACCGGCCGCGTGACATTCTCCGCCGTTGGGCCTACATTGGGGCCAACCGGCCGGGGCGCGTGAACCACATCACCACCCGCGCCCGCCGCCTGAGGAAGTGTCATGTATCAAGTCAAGTACGCCGACGACTTCGCTTCGTGGAAGCAGGTCGTCTCCAGCTCGTTCGTCCCGCTCGACGCGAAGGCCGTGAACTCCCGGCCGTTCACCGGCCAGGTCGGCGGCGGTACCGTGTTCGACGTCGGGCTCATGCGGGTCACCGCCTCCGCCCACGAGGTCGTGCGCACCGAGAACCTCATCGCCCGCACCGAGGGGGCGTTCTACAAGCTCGGCGTGCAGATGTCCGGCCACGGCATCCTCGCCCAAGACGGCCGCGAGGCGATCCTGCGCCCCGGCGAGCTGGCGATCTACGATACCCAGCGCCCCTATTCCCTCGCGTTCGAGGAGGATTTCTCGACGCTGGTGATGATGTTCCCGCAGCAGATGCTGGGACTCTCACCCGAGGACGTGTCCGAACTGACCGCCGTGAGCATGGGCGCCGACCAGCGGCTCGGGCGTGCGGTGCTGCCGTTCCTGCGCGAGATCGCGGACCTGCTGCCGACGATCGACGGGCCCATCGGACACCGCCTCGCGATGAACACGGTCGACCTGCTGGCCACGCTCCTGGCTGACGAGATCGGACAGCGCGCGCCGACCGGCGACCTGGATCGGGCGCGCCAGTTGCGCCGCATCCAGCACTTCATCGACGCCCAGCTCGCCGATTCGACGCTCTCCCCGGGCGACATCGCCGCCGCGCACTTCATGTCCACGCGCAGTCTGCACAAGCTCTTCTCCGATTCCGGGCACACCGTGGCCGGGTGGATTCGGGAACGCCGGCTCGAGAACTGCCGCCGGGACTTGAGCGACCCCCTGCAGTCCCACGCTCCGGTCGGCGCGATCGGCGCCCGCTGGGGGCTGCCGGACGCCGCCCACTTCAGCCGCGCCTTCCGTTCCGCCTACGGCTGCTCGCCGGCGCAGTACCGCCGCGGCGACCGGTAGCGCAGATTGGCAATAGTCCCGCGCGCAGGGACAAGGCGGACGCGGCGGGGGCCGGCAGGATGGAGGCAGCACACGTCACACACGACAAAGGAGTTGTCATGACCGTAGAGACCGCAACGTTCGCCACGGCAGCCGATCTGCTCGACGCCGTCCAGCCGGCCACCGGCGGCCGCGAGATGCTGGACCCGGCGACCGGGGCCGTCGTCGGGCGGGCCCCCGAGCACACGGCCGCCGATCTCGAAGCGGCCATCGCCGCCGCCCGCGCCGCGCAGCCCGCCTGGGGCGCACTCACCCACGCCGAGCGCGGTGCGGCCATGAACTCCGCCGCAGACGCCATCGAGGCCAACGCCGAGGCCCTCGCCGAGCTGCTCTCACGCGAGCAGGGCAAGCCGCTCAACGGCCCCAACGCCCGTTTCGAAGTCGGGGCCTGCTCCGCTTGGCTGCGTGCTACCGCGTCTTTTGAACTCGAGCCCGAGGTCCTGTTCGACGACGAGGGCGGCCGGGCGGAGCTGCACTACCGCCCGCTCGGGGTCGTCGGCGCGATCGGTCCGTGGAACTGGCCGATGATGATCGCCGTCTGGCAGATCGCCCCGTCCCTGCGCATGGGCAACACCGTCGTCGTCAAGCCGTCCGGAAACACGCCGCTGTCCGTGCTCGCGCTCGCGCACGTGATGAACACCGCGCTGCCGGCCGACCTGCTGCACGTCGTCGCCGGCCGCCGCGACGTCGGGGCTCTGCTCGTCGAACACCCGGACATCGCCAAGATCATGTTCACCGGCTCCACGGGCGCCGGCCAGAAGATCATCAAGGACTCGGCCGACACGGTCAAGCGCCTGACCATGGAGCTCGGCGGCAACGACGCCGGCATCGTGCTCCCCGACGTCGACGCGCAGGCCATCGCCCAGGACCTTTTCTGGGGGGCCTTCATCAACACCGGCCAGACGTGCGCGGCGCTCAAGCGCCTCTACGTGCACGAGGACGTGTACGACGACGTCTGCGCGGCGCTCGTCGAGGTCGCGCGCAACGTGCCCATGGGGGTGGGCCTGGATGAGAACAACGTGCTCGGCCCGCTGCAGAACAAGTCCCAGTACGACATCGTGGCGAATCTGGTCCAGGCGGCCAAGGACTCGGGGGCCCGCGTGTTGATCGGCGGCGATCCCGACGAGTCGGCGCCCGGCTACTTCTACCCGACGACCCTCGTGGCCGACATCGACAATGACAACCCGCTCGTCGCCGAGGAGCAGTTCGGCCCCGCCCTGCCGATCATCAAGTACTCGAACCTGGACGCGGTCATCGAGCAGGCGAACGCGCTCGATGTCGGGCTCGGCGGCTCCGTCTGGAGCGCGGACCGCGACCGCGCCATCGAGGTCGCGTCCCGCATCCAGTCGGGCACCGTCTGGATCAACAAGCACGGCGCCGTGGACCCCCGCATGCCGTTCGGAGGGATGAAGCAGTCGGGCTTCGGCCTCGAGTTCGGCGTCGAGGGCCTCAAGCACCTCGGCGCGCCGCAGGTCATCAACTACTGACCCGGGCATGGGGTGCCGCGCATAGGATGCCTTCATGGCTTTCACCGACATCCCGATCGCTCTGCGCTGGTCCGACCAGGACGCCAACGGGCACCTCAACAACGCCCGGATCGTCACCCTGATGGAGGAGTCCCGCGTGCGCTGGATGCGCGGGCTCGAGGGGCTTGCCGCGTTCCGCGGCTTGGGCGGCGCCGTCGTCGCGTCTCTGACGGTCGACTACGTGGCGCAGGGCGAGTACGTGCCGGAGATGGTGGTCCGCCTCGGCATCGAGCGCATCGGGAGCAAGTCGTTCACGATCCGCCACGTCGGCCTGCAGGACGGGAGAACGGTGTTCGACGGGAGCACGGTGATCGTGCCGCTCGCGGCCGATCGCACGACCTCGCGGTCGCTGACCGGTGCCGAGCGCGAGTCTCTCGCCGCACACGAGGTGCCGGCCCGTCGTCGTCCGAGTTAATCCCGCGAGCGCGTGCTGTGCGCGAGGGGTATTCTTTGCGCATGGACGAAACCCCCCTGCCGATGCACGCCCGCCGCCGCGAACTGGGTGAGGCCTCCCGGCAGCATATCCTCGATGTCGCGGTGCGGCTCATGTCAGAGCGGGGTTTCGAGGGGACCGCGATGTCCGCGCTGTGCAAGGAGACGGGCCTTCCGGCGAGCTCGATCTACTGGCATTTCGGCTCGAAGGACGGCTTGCTCGAAGCGGTCATGGAGCGAGGCGGGGAGCAGTTCTTCACTTCATTTCCCGACCCCGGCGATGCCGCGGAGCCGGCCGACAAGTTGCGCCGATTCGTCCGGTCGACCGGCGCCTGGCTCCTCGAGGAGTCGCGCAATGGTCAGTTCCTGCAGCTGCAGCTGCGGTTTCGGCTCAGCCGGCGGGCGCCGCTGGCCGAGAAGTTCGCAGCCAAGGCGGACGCCGGCATGCAGAAGAGCATCGAGTACGTCCGGGCATGGATCGCCTACGCCTATGCGAGCGAAGGCGAAGAGGTCGCCCAGCGCCTCGCCGCGGAGACTGCGCATTTTGCAGTCGCCATGCTGGACGGGGTCTTCATCATGGTGTACGACGACGACCGCGTCGATGCGGTCGAGATGATCGACGACGCCGCGGAGGCGCTTGTGAGCCGCGTCGAATCCCGTCTGGCCGCGATCAAGCCGGCCGCGACAGAGTAGGGCTGGTCCCGGGGCCGCGCATTGGTCCGGCCCCGAGCGGGTCGTCCCCCTCGAAATCGTCGAACACGGTCCCGTCGTCGGGCCAGCACATGGCCTCCATGATCGCGGAGTCGGCGATGTCCTCGGAGACCATGTGACCGTCCCCGTCGAGGATGCGGCAGCCGACTTCGCCCGGGGAATCGCCGTAGTGGATGACGGTCACGCTCCCGGCCCACACATCGATGTCGATGACCTCGGAGAACGGCTCGCCCGCCTCGATTTCTTCGGTCCGGTAGCCATCGCCCGCGAGACCCGTGTAGATCTCGACTTCGGCGGGGACGTCGGCCCAGGCCTCGAACGTGTAGGCCTCAACCTCTCCCGGTCCGGCCCAGTCGCCCAGCGCGCCGAATTCGTCGTCGAAGCTCTCGAACGCTGAGAACACTGCCGCGAAGGCGAGGGTCCACAGGAGAGCGATGACGAGTGACGCGATGCCCGTTGACAGCCCCGCGATAGCGAGCGCGCGGCTGTGGAGCTTTCGTGTCATGGCGATGCCGGCGACGATGACCGCGGCGAGGCCAACGGGGAACGCCGCGAAGTGTACGAAAGGCACGAGGGACAGACAAGCAGCAACGACGCCGAGTATGATCGCAGCGATCGTCAGACCGCTGGCCTTGGGCGGGACTGTGCCCGGCGGACCGGGCATCGCGGGCGGCGGCCAGGGGCGACCGTCCGGCGTCTGCTGCCAGGAAACGGGGTAGGAGTAGTCGGGACGCTGTTGCTGCGCCGGCTGTTCCGGGCCCGGCGGCTGCGGAGGCAGTGGCTGTTGCGCCCGCTCCGGGCTCGAGGGCTCCGGCGGGCGCGGAGCGTAAGGATTCTGCGGAATCGGCTGGTCGTTCGGTTCGCGATCCGGCGTCGTGTCGCTCATGTGCGCCCTCCTGGCAGGGTCTCGGCGGCTACAACCATTTTAGGCCCTGCGCCGCAATCTGGTGCCGCCGCTGGGGGATAGACTGGTTATCGAAGACTTGTTCGGCAAAGTGAGGTGCGGTGATGACCGAGTCGATCGATGGTGCGGAAAGCGCCGGAGTCCTCCGCCCGCGCCCGGCTACCGGGTTCGCGTCCCCGGCGGGGGACTACTACGACGGCGGTATCGACCTGAACCGGCACCTCATCCCGGACCGGACCAGCACGTTTGTGATGCGCGTGTCCGGTCATTCCATGGCGGGCGCGGGCGCAGCCGATGGCGATGAGCTCATCGTCGAACGGGCGCGGGCACCGCGTGACGGCAACGTCGTGGTCGCAGTCCTCGACGGCGAGCTCGTCGTCCGCCGGCTCCGAATCGAGGCCGCCGGACCGGTCCTGCAGACCGAACCGCTGCCACCGAGCCCGCCCGTCCGCACGCGCGTCGACGGCGAGCTCGACGTGTGGGGCGTGGTCACCCGGAGCCTGCACCGGCTATGAGCCTCGGAACCGAAGCGACAACGGGGCACCGGTTCGCGCTTGTCGACGTCAACAACTTCTACGTCTCCTGCGAGCGCGTCTTCGATCCGCGCCTGGCTGACCGCCCCGTCGTCGTGCTCTCCAACAACGACGGCTGCGTCGTCGCGCGCAGCGCGGAGGCCAAGGAACTCGGCATCAAGACGGGTACCCCGTGGTTCCAACTCGCCCCCGAGGCCGAACGCATGAACCTCGTCGCCCGTTCCAGCAACTACGAGCTCTACGGCGACATGTCCGCGCGCGTGATGGAGGTGATCGGCCGCTTCGGTGCCTGGCAGGAGGTCTACTCGATCGACGAGTCGTTCCTCGGCCTGCCCGCCGCCGCGGAGCCCGCGTTCGCCGCTACCGCCCGGGCCGTCCGCGAAGCCGTCCGCCGGCTCGTGGGCGTCCCGGTCTGCGTGGGCGTCGCCCCGTCGAAGACGCTGGCCAAGTTCGCCAACCACATCGCCAAGCACAACGGGCACCTCGACGGCGTCTGCTCGCTGGGCTCCCTGCCGGCCGCGGACCTCGAACGCCTCGCCGCGCGCCTGCCGGTCACCGAGGTCTGGGGCGTCGGGGCGCGCACGGGTGAGAAGCTCGCCGGCCAGGGGATCCAGAGCGTCGCCGACCTCGCAGCCGCCGATCCGGCGCGCATCCGCAAGAAGTTTTCCGTGAACCTCCAGCGCACGGTCCTGGAGCTGCGCGGCACCGCGTGCATCGCCCCGATCGACGAGCGCGCAGACGCCCACCAGATCATGTTCTCGCGCTCCTTCTCGACCCCCGTCGACACCGTCGCCGCGATGGCCGATGTCATGACGGTCTACGCGCAAGCCGCTGCCTCGCGTTTGAGCGCGCGCGGCCTGCAGACCGCCGTCGTCACGGCGTTTGCCGGGACCAGCCGCTTCGCCGCGGGTGAGGCCTCGAACCCGTCGGTCTCGGTGCCGCTGCCGGAGCCCACTGACGATCCCATCGCGATCGTCCGCGCCGCCGTCGCCGGGCTCGAGGCGCGCCTGGTGCCGGGGGTGCGCTACGTGCGCGCCGGCGTCGTGCTCTCGGGCCTCACCCGGGCCGGCGCGGCCCGCCAGGGCGAGTTCGACCTGTTCGGGACCCCGGACGACGACGGAGCACCCGCCGCGGGACGGGATGCGCAGGCGGCGGCGAACCTGGGCTCGCTCCTGGGGGACGTGAAGGCGCGCTTCGGGCAGGCATCGATCGGGCTCGGCGCCGGCGGAGTCCAGGTTCCGGCGGACTGGAGCATGAAGCGGCAGTACTCGTCACCGAAGTACACCACGGAGTGGAAGGACCTGCCCGTCGCGAAGGCGTGAAAACGGCGGCGGCCGGGCCCGAATCGGACCCGGCCGCCGCCGCGTGTGCGGTGGCTCCTACTTGAAGGAGACCACTTGCGCGCGGTCGCCCGAGGCGTTGTGGTGGTGCAGCAGCAGCGCCGAACCGACCGGCTTCTGCTTGCCCTTGCCCTTCTTGCCGTTGCCGGCCGTGGTGACGTCGGCTTCGAGCGAGGTGCCCGGCTGATCGGCGAAGACCAGACCGTCACCCGCGAAGGAGACGTTCGGGTTCACCGGGTTGTAGCCGATCCATTCGGTGCTGTCGACGGGGATGATGTTCCCGGAATCGTCCGTGTGGTAGTAGCTGTACGTCGCCACACGGTAGGAAATTTCGGTCTCGTCCTCGATGCCGAGCGCCGCCAGCGAGACCGGCAGCGTCGCCACGTTCGAATCGAACAGGTTCGAATCGACATCGCCCATCACGACGTTGACCGGCCACGCGTCGACGCTCTCGCCGGTGGCGACGTCCGTCGTCGACGCGATGTCCAGATCGATGCCGTCGAACCGGGTCGTGTACGTCCTGAAATCGGCGGAACCGTCGCCGTCGACGTCGATCTGGACCTCGATCTCCGTGCCGCCGGCCAGGTGGGCCCAGTCGGAGTGGGTCGCAACGCCGAAGTTCAGCACGCCGTCGGCGACGCCCGCGGTGGCGGCGTCGGAGTTGGCCCCGACGTACGCGAGATCCATCTCGGCCACGCCGGCCGCCGTCGTGTCGGAGAGCTCATCCGAGGTCGCGCCGAGCTCGAAGGCGGAGACCAGCGAGGTGACGTTCTCGGCACCCTCGCCCGCGTCCACGCCGCGGCCCGAGAGCGGGATGGAGGTCTCGCCGTCGCGGACCTTGACCTTCTTCGGCGCGGTCATGTCCGCCACGGGCTTCGGTGCGGCCTGGACCGGGACGCGCAGGGTCGGCGCGTCCGGGGCCGACAGCTCGACGCGACCGGTCGCGTCGGCGATCCACTGGCGGGCCAGGCCCGACTGCGACGACTCCAGGGTCGGGTCCATGGTCTTGGCGAACTGGGCCGGATCCACGGTCAGGGTGACGTCGAACTCGGCGGTGCCGCCGGCCGGAACCGAGACCTCGTCGGTGCTCAGCGTGTAGACGGCGCCGGGGATCTCCGACGACGGGGAGTAGGACACCGCGTAGGTGGCGGCGGCGTCGGACTGATTCTCGACCGTGACGGCCTTCGTGGCCGTGTAGGTCTCGGCGCCGAGCTCGATCACGCCGAAGATCACGCTAGTCATCTCCGGTGCCTCGCTCGCGTAGGCGATCGAGCCGGTCTCGAGGGCGGCGCTGCCGATCACGCGGCCGGAGCCGACGCGGTTCGGTCCGAAGGCTTCGCCGTTGTCGGCGATGACGTCGGCCGTGGCGGTGTTCATCAGGCGGGACTTGACCTCGTACGGGGTGTAGTCGCCCGAACCGTAGACGAGTGCCGCCAGGCCTGCAACGTGCGGGGTGGCCATGGACGTGCCGGACATGACGGCCGCGCCGTCGCCGGCGGCGACGCCGACCGAGCCGATCAGGGTGCCCGGGGCGGCGACGTCGGGCTTCACGATGCCGTCGGAGCCGTGGACGCCGCGCGAGGAGCTGGGGTTCAGCGTGTCGAGCGCGCCCGAGGCGTCCTTCGTGGAGCCGATCAGGTCCTGGGCGAGCTGCAGCTCCAGGGTCCCGGCCTCGGCGTCCGCGCGCAGCGCATCCGAGTGAGTCTTGTTGAGCTGGATGCCCGGGATCGTCGCGTTGCCCGCGATGCCCGAGGAGAAGACCAGACGCGGGGAGTCGAGCACGACGCCGGCGCCGCCGGCGGCCTCGATGTTGTTGAACCGGGCGGTCGAACCGCACGGGAAGTCGCCGTTCTCCTCCCACTGGATCCAGACCCAGCTGCCGCCGAGGTCGGTCCCGTCGGGCCAGGCGTCGCAGCCGAAGCGGTTGTCGGCCGGCGCCATCTGCACAGTGCCGCGCAGCTGCTCGTCGGAGGCGGCGGAGTAGTCGAAGTTCACCGAGTACTGGCCCGCGGCCCGGCCGGCGGACTCGGCAGGCGCGAGAACGTCGGCGCCGTCGAGGGTCACGGTCGAGCCGACCGAGTTGGCCACGGTCAGCGACGAGGCCGAGTTGCCCGGGGAGCCGCCCACGTTGGTCACGTCGGAGGCGTTGCCGGAGGCGATCACGGACAGGATGCCGAGCTCGCTGAGGGCGTCGACGATGTCGTTCTCGGGATCGTCGACGGGGGAGTGATCGGAACCGAGAGACATGTTCACGATGTCCGCGCGGTCGGAGAAGTCGCCGTCGCCGTTCGGATCCAGCACGTAGTCGAGGGCCTGCCCGACGACGGCGGAGGAACCTTCGCAGCCGAAGACGCGGATGCCGATGACTTCGGCCAGCGGGGCGGTGCCCGGGCCGACCTTCATCTCCGCGACCTGGGCCTCAGTCAGCGTCGAGTAGTCGCCGTCGAACGTGTTGCCGTCCGCATCGACGCCGTAGGCGGCGGCGGATCCCGCGACGTGCGAGCCGTGACCGGCCGAGGCGCAGTCGAGCGGGTTCGGGTCAGGATGAGGCACGGGCTGGTACGAGTCGGCGTTCGGGTTCGCGTTGTAGTCGTCGCCGGTCAGGTCCCAGCCGCCGATGAACTTGGCCGGGTCCAGCAGGCCCGAGTCGGCCGCGGGCAACTCCTCCGACGCCTGCGCGGCATCATATGCTTCGCGCGTGCCGGGGCCACCGAAACCGGCGTGGGTGTAGTCGACGCCGGTGTCGAGGACCGCGATCTTCACACCCTCGCCGGTCTGGCCCAGATCCTGCCAGGCGTTGATCGCCTCGGTGTCGATCACGGCGCCGGAGTTGGACGGCTCCTTCGGCGAGATCGCGCTGACCTTGACGACGTCGTCGCGTTCGGCGAGCGTGCGCAGTTTCTTCGCGTTGCCGCGCAGGGCCACGCCGGGCAGCGCGTTCGTCGTCGTGTAGATGACGTCGGAGGCGGCCTGCGCCGCGGCCGACCGGCCCTTGGCCTCGATGTCCTTGCGGACCTTCTTGACCTTTTCCTTCGCCTTGACGGGCTTGCCGTTGCTCTTGGTCACGGCCGCGGGCTGGGTCTGCTCGTAGGCGCCTTCGCCAGCGAACTGGACGTACACGGAGACCTCACCGGTGGCCGAGGCCAGCGACGGGGAGATCTTCAGGTCGGTGCCGGACAGCGAGGTCCCGCTGTAGGCCTCCGCCAGCGGTTGCGACGAGGTCGTGGCCGCCGCCGGCAGCGCCGCGGTCGCCGCGAGGGCGAGACCAGCGGACGCGGCGACGACGGCTCTGGACAGCCGGTATCGGTGCGAATTGCTCATGGGTGCTCCTTGAATTCGGTAGCCGGACGCAGAGTGATGTGCGTCTCACCGTGCCAGCCTAGGCGAGCCAGCCTAGTTGTCAAGGAGTTGTTTAATACTTCCGGGAGTGGCGTTGACCGTCACACGGGGCCCGGGCGGGGCTCGGCCGGGCCGGCTCAGCCCTGCCAGAGCGCGTCG
Encoded here:
- a CDS encoding Y-family DNA polymerase; the encoded protein is MSLGTEATTGHRFALVDVNNFYVSCERVFDPRLADRPVVVLSNNDGCVVARSAEAKELGIKTGTPWFQLAPEAERMNLVARSSNYELYGDMSARVMEVIGRFGAWQEVYSIDESFLGLPAAAEPAFAATARAVREAVRRLVGVPVCVGVAPSKTLAKFANHIAKHNGHLDGVCSLGSLPAADLERLAARLPVTEVWGVGARTGEKLAGQGIQSVADLAAADPARIRKKFSVNLQRTVLELRGTACIAPIDERADAHQIMFSRSFSTPVDTVAAMADVMTVYAQAAASRLSARGLQTAVVTAFAGTSRFAAGEASNPSVSVPLPEPTDDPIAIVRAAVAGLEARLVPGVRYVRAGVVLSGLTRAGAARQGEFDLFGTPDDDGAPAAGRDAQAAANLGSLLGDVKARFGQASIGLGAGGVQVPADWSMKRQYSSPKYTTEWKDLPVAKA
- a CDS encoding S8 family peptidase, yielding MSNSHRYRLSRAVVAASAGLALAATAALPAAATTSSQPLAEAYSGTSLSGTDLKISPSLASATGEVSVYVQFAGEGAYEQTQPAAVTKSNGKPVKAKEKVKKVRKDIEAKGRSAAAQAASDVIYTTTNALPGVALRGNAKKLRTLAERDDVVKVSAISPKEPSNSGAVIDTEAINAWQDLGQTGEGVKIAVLDTGVDYTHAGFGGPGTREAYDAAQASEELPAADSGLLDPAKFIGGWDLTGDDYNANPNADSYQPVPHPDPNPLDCASAGHGSHVAGSAAAYGVDADGNTFDGDYSTLTEAQVAEMKVGPGTAPLAEVIGIRVFGCEGSSAVVGQALDYVLDPNGDGDFSDRADIVNMSLGSDHSPVDDPENDIVDALSELGILSVIASGNASDVTNVGGSPGNSASSLTVANSVGSTVTLDGADVLAPAESAGRAAGQYSVNFDYSAASDEQLRGTVQMAPADNRFGCDAWPDGTDLGGSWVWIQWEENGDFPCGSTARFNNIEAAGGAGVVLDSPRLVFSSGIAGNATIPGIQLNKTHSDALRADAEAGTLELQLAQDLIGSTKDASGALDTLNPSSSRGVHGSDGIVKPDVAAPGTLIGSVGVAAGDGAAVMSGTSMATPHVAGLAALVYGSGDYTPYEVKSRLMNTATADVIADNGEAFGPNRVGSGRVIGSAALETGSIAYASEAPEMTSVIFGVIELGAETYTATKAVTVENQSDAAATYAVSYSPSSEIPGAVYTLSTDEVSVPAGGTAEFDVTLTVDPAQFAKTMDPTLESSQSGLARQWIADATGRVELSAPDAPTLRVPVQAAPKPVADMTAPKKVKVRDGETSIPLSGRGVDAGEGAENVTSLVSAFELGATSDELSDTTAAGVAEMDLAYVGANSDAATAGVADGVLNFGVATHSDWAHLAGGTEIEVQIDVDGDGSADFRTYTTRFDGIDLDIASTTDVATGESVDAWPVNVVMGDVDSNLFDSNVATLPVSLAALGIEDETEISYRVATYSYYHTDDSGNIIPVDSTEWIGYNPVNPNVSFAGDGLVFADQPGTSLEADVTTAGNGKKGKGKQKPVGSALLLHHHNASGDRAQVVSFK